The following are encoded in a window of Sorex araneus isolate mSorAra2 chromosome 11, mSorAra2.pri, whole genome shotgun sequence genomic DNA:
- the SLC35G1 gene encoding solute carrier family 35 member G1 isoform X2, whose amino-acid sequence MPGGRGESAGRAMRPLDSAGAAEPVESGLPLTVGEPPGAGEEPAAAEPAGTPGRGRTGFIGPKGQRILLIFRGVLGSTAMVLFYYALQATSLADTTVITFSSPVFTSLFAWIFLKEKYSPWDALFTVFAITGVILIVRPPFLFGSSSTEAGQRYSVHLKGTFAAVGHAVFGAGTLVILRKMGVSVDYFLSIWYYVVLGLMECVAILFVLGAWSLPNCGLDRLFLVLIGLFGLGGQVFLTKALQIEKAGLVSIMKTMDVVFAFIFQILFFNDMPTWWTVGGALCVVASSTGAAIRKWCQGSK is encoded by the exons ATGCCCGGCGGCCGCGGGGAGAGCGCCGGCCGTGCCATGCGGCCCCTGGACAGCGCCGGGGCCGCCGAGCCGGTGGAGTCCGGGCTGCCGCTGACCGTCGGGGAGCCGCCGGGCGCGGGCGAGGAGCCGGCGGCCGCCGAGCCGGCGGGGACGCCCGGCCGCGGCAG AACTGGATTTATAGGCCCGAAGGGTCAGCGGATCTTACTCATTTTCAGAGGCGTCCTCGGTTCTACTGCCATGGTCCTTTTCTACTACGCTCTGCAGGCAACATCGCTCGCCGACACCACGGTCATCACGTTCAGCAGCCCCGTGTTCACGTCTCTGTTTGCCTGGATATTCCTCAAGGAGAAGTACAGCCCCTGGGACGCTCTCTTCACCGTGTTCGCCATCACCGGCGTGATCCTCATTGTCAGGCCACCGTTTCTGTTTGGGTCCAGCAGCACAGAGGCCGGCCAGCGCTATTCAGTCCACCTGAAGGGCACCTTTGCCGCCGTGGGACACGCCGTCTTCGGCGCCGGGACGCTCGTGATCCTCAGGAAGATGGGGGTGTCCGTGGACTACTTTCTGAGCATCTGGTATTACGTAGTACTCGGCCTCATGGAGTGCGTCGCCATCCTGTTTGTCCTGGGAGCGTGGAGCCTGCCCAACTGCGGGCTGGACAGGCTATTTCTTGTCCTGATTGGCCTGTTTGGcctgggcggccaggtgttcctCACCAAGGCCCTCCAGATAGAGAAGGCAGGACTCGTTTCCATAATGAAGACCATGGACGTGGTCTTCGCGTTCATCTTTCAGATTCTGTTCTTCAATGACATGCCCACCTGGTGGACAGTGGGTGGCGCTCTGTGCGTCGTAGCCAGCAGCACGGGGGCCGCCATTCGGAAATGGTGCCAGGGTTCCAAGTGA
- the SLC35G1 gene encoding solute carrier family 35 member G1 isoform X1 produces the protein MPGGRGESAGRAMRPLDSAGAAEPVESGLPLTVGEPPGAGEEPAAAEPAGTPGRGRCGLCLSAPCSSCAQPEAKKKPCPGLGLVYTLLSAFLFSVGSVFVKKVQDVHAVEISGFRCVFQMLVIIPCLIYRKTGFIGPKGQRILLIFRGVLGSTAMVLFYYALQATSLADTTVITFSSPVFTSLFAWIFLKEKYSPWDALFTVFAITGVILIVRPPFLFGSSSTEAGQRYSVHLKGTFAAVGHAVFGAGTLVILRKMGVSVDYFLSIWYYVVLGLMECVAILFVLGAWSLPNCGLDRLFLVLIGLFGLGGQVFLTKALQIEKAGLVSIMKTMDVVFAFIFQILFFNDMPTWWTVGGALCVVASSTGAAIRKWCQGSK, from the exons ATGCCCGGCGGCCGCGGGGAGAGCGCCGGCCGTGCCATGCGGCCCCTGGACAGCGCCGGGGCCGCCGAGCCGGTGGAGTCCGGGCTGCCGCTGACCGTCGGGGAGCCGCCGGGCGCGGGCGAGGAGCCGGCGGCCGCCGAGCCGGCGGGGACGCCCGGCCGCGGCAGGTGCGGGCTGTGCCTCTCGGCGCCGTGCAGCTCGTGCGCGCAGCCGG AAGCCAAGAAGAAACCCTGTCCTGGACTTGGCTTAGTTTACACATTATTGTCTGCCTTCCTTTTCTCAGTGGGCTCTGTGTTTGTTAAAAAAGTACAAGATGTCCATGCTGTAGAAATTAGTGGATTTCGATGTGTGTTCCAAATGCTAGTCATTATTCCTTGCTTAATATACAGAAA AACTGGATTTATAGGCCCGAAGGGTCAGCGGATCTTACTCATTTTCAGAGGCGTCCTCGGTTCTACTGCCATGGTCCTTTTCTACTACGCTCTGCAGGCAACATCGCTCGCCGACACCACGGTCATCACGTTCAGCAGCCCCGTGTTCACGTCTCTGTTTGCCTGGATATTCCTCAAGGAGAAGTACAGCCCCTGGGACGCTCTCTTCACCGTGTTCGCCATCACCGGCGTGATCCTCATTGTCAGGCCACCGTTTCTGTTTGGGTCCAGCAGCACAGAGGCCGGCCAGCGCTATTCAGTCCACCTGAAGGGCACCTTTGCCGCCGTGGGACACGCCGTCTTCGGCGCCGGGACGCTCGTGATCCTCAGGAAGATGGGGGTGTCCGTGGACTACTTTCTGAGCATCTGGTATTACGTAGTACTCGGCCTCATGGAGTGCGTCGCCATCCTGTTTGTCCTGGGAGCGTGGAGCCTGCCCAACTGCGGGCTGGACAGGCTATTTCTTGTCCTGATTGGCCTGTTTGGcctgggcggccaggtgttcctCACCAAGGCCCTCCAGATAGAGAAGGCAGGACTCGTTTCCATAATGAAGACCATGGACGTGGTCTTCGCGTTCATCTTTCAGATTCTGTTCTTCAATGACATGCCCACCTGGTGGACAGTGGGTGGCGCTCTGTGCGTCGTAGCCAGCAGCACGGGGGCCGCCATTCGGAAATGGTGCCAGGGTTCCAAGTGA